ATATCTCATGACGGCTGCGATATGCCCGGTTCTGGCTGCTCTCTTTGTCGCTGAGGTAATCGGCTGGGTACACGTGTGGGCAGAGGTGGCTCGCGACCAAATGTTCGGCATAGTCGGAAATCGGACGCGGGCGCCCAACCAGGTAACCCTGCACTTGATTGCAGGTTTCTCGGGCAGGACAGACGGCCTTCGCCGCAGGCATACGAAGAGCCAGACAGTGTTGACCCTTCGGACAGATGCCTTAGGATTGTAATTCGATTGTCCGAGGTGTCATTTGAAAACACTTGAACTTGTTTGGTTGATTTGCGGTATTTTGGCTTTGGGAACTTGGCTCTATTCGGATGAATATGGAGCGCATGGCGATTTTGCAGTGATATGCAGTCTTGCGGGCGTCTCAATTTATCTCCTTTTGAGGTCGAAGGAGAAAGTCTATCGGTTGTTTGCCTGTGTTTCGCTCACCGTCATCTCCGCAGCGCTCGGAGTAGCTTTGCTGCGCATGGTGGGGTTGGCGGGGTAAAATTTCTGCCAACCCAATCAGGGGCACCCCTTAGGGCGACCTACTTCTACAGCGATCTCCCCTGCGCGCTGTGGGGCACCATGACAATTCGGGAGGCACGACGAGCACCTTGCAGCCTCGATCCTGGCTGGCGCAATCGCGCATGGCCGAGAATACGCTTACGGCGCTTTCAGGATGACATGCGACAGGCGAGGACCGGAGCGGTGCTGGGTGCGGCGATCCTATGATGTCGCGATAGGCATATTCGATCAGATTCCAATGAGTTCAAGCAGCCCGCTCCAGGGCAGCCCGTCAAACGGATCCCCATGTGCAAACCCGTTGCGAATGCTGGCCAATGTCGTCGGCCCCGGCCAGACGCGGGCTTTTCGCGCCTGTTTCGCAGCGTCGGTTTCAAAGAGCATCGCTTGAACCGAACCACCGTAAAGTCGTGTAAAGGAAAGCTTGTCGTCGGTAAGCCCCCTTAGCTCGAGACCATAGCGGACGGCTCGCCCACGGTTCGGTTCCAGCTCTTGTTGTTGCAACACCTAAAGCAGTCGTGCGCTTGCAGCGTTGCAGACGACCGAATTGCCGGCTCCAATAACATGGCGAGATTTGGCCCCACTCTCTCCATGGAGACCGCCCGACGATACTCACCTGAGGTGCGGTGCGCCCAGCGCGGAGTGTTAAAACAGCGCTCAACTGGGACCTCGGTGCTGCCAAACCAAGGCTCCGTCCGATACTGCACATTGTCTGCTGGCTAAAATCAGCGCTTTCCATCTCCGACAACCATCCGCAGGCTCTCGAACACCCCTGGTGCGAACTGGAACTGTCGCGCCGTCCCGCGGCCCATCGAGTTCTTACCCAGCGTCTCAAGCAGGATGCCCCGCTCAACCAGAAGGTCCATCGTTTCAATAACGCCGCCCCGCGTCATACCGGTGATTGCGATTATATTTGATAGCGTTAGCTTCTCGTGCGCTTGGTGCATCATGTACAGGATGTTCATCATCCCGATCTGTTTGATACGGGACTGCGCCGATTCACCTTCGATCGGCTTTTCCAGAATTTCACGCACTGCGAAGACAGATAAAGCCTGGCTTTGCCATCGGTCGCTCAAATTGCTTGCCATTGGTTTAACTATCTATTATTTGTATAGTATGTGGATCGAGGCGAGTCGCTTCTCAATCCCGGCTGACATTGAAGAACGCGGAGGGTAGGGGACATGCGAGGCCTTTTCTTTCAAACGATCGTAGCAGCGTTAGGGTTCGCCTCACTCTATACTATTTCGGCGCAAAGCGCTCGTGCCG
The Agrobacterium tumefaciens genome window above contains:
- a CDS encoding transcriptional regulator, whose product is MASNLSDRWQSQALSVFAVREILEKPIEGESAQSRIKQIGMMNILYMMHQAHEKLTLSNIIAITGMTRGGVIETMDLLVERGILLETLGKNSMGRGTARQFQFAPGVFESLRMVVGDGKR